A window of Rhododendron vialii isolate Sample 1 chromosome 11a, ASM3025357v1 contains these coding sequences:
- the LOC131308656 gene encoding uncharacterized protein LOC131308656, which produces MKPDATEAQNATIALRSVENSNLVISGPEIALSEKVVTSNSSVEVEGHYGLSTTEENADTKRNGKSETSNGTNKSWESSEFGNADSDDSSAALDKKHVWLDGTLPEIRAEGTNNGDAAAQ; this is translated from the exons ATGAAACCAGATGCAACTGAAGCTCAAAATGCTACCATAGCTCTG CGGTCAGTGGAGAATTCAAATTTGGTGATTTCCGGTCCAGAGATCGCCTTATCAGAAAAGGTCGTTACATCTAATTCATCAGTCGAAGTGGAGGGGCATTATGGGTTATCGACAACGGAGGAAAATGCTGATACAAAGCGGAATGGGAAGTCAGAAACCAGCAATGGAACAAATAAAAGCTGGGAATCATCGGAATTTGGGAATGCAGATTCCGATGATTCTTCTGCTGCCTTAGACAAGAAGCATGTTTGGTTAGATGGTACTTTGCCAGAAATTAGAGCTGAAGGAACCAACAATGGAGATGCTGCAGCTCAATGA